A single window of Fastidiosipila sp. DNA harbors:
- a CDS encoding DUF488 family protein, whose product MNTLKWKRVYDQAEPSDGDRILVDQLWPRGVSREKAALDGWAKDITPSTRLRQAYHGGRLSFEQFSKSYEEELETNPAFPDFVDDLDKRLDQGDVTLVFAGKVPGETHLPVLRGKLEKAGIKSDPLP is encoded by the coding sequence ATGAACACACTGAAATGGAAGCGGGTCTACGATCAGGCGGAACCTTCCGATGGTGACCGCATCCTGGTCGATCAATTGTGGCCTCGGGGGGTGAGCCGCGAGAAAGCGGCGCTCGACGGATGGGCCAAGGATATTACACCCAGTACGCGGTTACGCCAGGCTTATCATGGGGGCCGTTTGAGTTTTGAGCAGTTCTCCAAGAGCTATGAAGAAGAGCTGGAGACCAATCCGGCTTTCCCTGATTTTGTCGACGATCTCGACAAACGTCTGGACCAAGGGGATGTGACCCTGGTTTTCGCGGGAAAGGTTCCGGGTGAGACGCACTTGCCGGTTCTTCGGGGAAAACTGGAAAAGGCGGGGATCAAGAGCGATCCTCTGCCTTGA